The window CATGAATGTAGATGTGAAACGGATTTTTTTAGTCCGCGATAAGCATAATAGCGTGTTTAGAACAAAGTTTTGgaattttgtttttcctccgTGACTGATTTCGTAACTTTTAGCAAGCAGGGGCTGGCTTGAGCGGAatggtttttcagtgaggagacgcacaacgctaaatgcatatgcagtgaatgatattagcctactgtaattatgcccattatttgatttaagtaatacaatacaacagaaggtaagcaagaaataaaggccTGGTCCATATACAAGCCTGCCCCAAATAAAGGCCAGTGCGATTTGCagcctaagtaaataaaagcactcggCCACAATTTGAGGATAAACGGtgtagacctatttttatgaGCGGACGTTGCAATCATTTTTTGCTGCGCAGAAGTAGTGCTAGCAAtagtggatccaaaacaagaagaagaagacgaagacgacgacgaagaagaagaagaagaagaagacattgaagaaaaataagactttgaaaattaaagatgagtcaacaggcagaaaagaatacccaggtgcaggatgacgaattggtgaaaaagaaagggggcaccTCAGTCGTGTGGTACTGGTTCGGTTTTAAGATCTCCGACCTCGaacaaaaaatatcttatgttaattgtgtcgccgtgctgttttagcgaaaggtggaaacaccaccaatttattaaatcaccttaaaacgatgcatgtacgagaatatacagattgcatcaaaatgcTATTTTagctcctgtgttttttttaatatatattttatttaattgtacataatattttatttcattataatttaaCAATTGTTGAATGTTGAatgtttgagaaaataattgcacaataataataaaaagtgcaGGTGCATACTATGTCCaatgcctctctctttctggttATTTAaggttaaaatacatattttgcctcaactaatgtcatttaactaagaagggctattcaaatgtgattcagatttttccCCCCTCATATATCGTGATATAATATCGATACCGTCTGGACAGTGAAAAATATCGTGATAGGAATTTTAcctcatatcgcccacccctagaACTAAGCCTCCTTTCACGTATTACTCATGTATGAAGTATAATTACCTTTATCATCactctttgtttgtctttcagccAGTTCCACCTGGTATGTCTCGGCACATTCAGGGAGCACCGCTCTCAGTCCGGCACTGGGAACCTGCAGAGCCTGCAGTGTATTCTGAGAGTCCCCCTCGGCCACAGCCCTGTTAATATCAGCCACTGCTCCAGCCACTGGCAACACAAACAAGAGCACAGCAAAGGAGCAGTCGTGGAGTTAAATAGGAAAACAGCACAATAACCAATTGGTAAAAAATACAGAGCAAGTAATAATGCTAAACATGTGACTAAAGAGAACCGAATACCCCTACATAAATAAGTCACACATCTTTGATCGTATCTACTCCTCTATGTTTAGCAGACATTTCAGTAAAGGATGATATAAAAGAAGGGTGCAGATATATATTGCATCAGATTTGACAAATTGATTAAGCattataaacattataaaagtCTTTGAGCCACACTAACATTAAATTATGGGTCTCAATTTTAAGGCCAAACATGTTTAGATGACCAGTAAGCTGAACTGACATATGTAAGAGCAGTTCTGAGAGAACATTTCCATtggaaaggaaataaatactgTCTGCGTCAGTAAGGCAACTAAAATAATTCTGAGACTGGTGcaattttttaataatgtaacaCAAACGATTTAAGACCGTTTTAGGCAATATAAATGCCTACAGGTGCTTCATGTTTTGAGACATTAGGCTCTTTCAATAAATACTGTTGGTACACTATCAATCTTCAATCTTGAAATAAAGTAGTATCGGGAGCTGTGGTCTAGAGACATTTGAAACAAGCTACAAGTATTAATTGAGAACATTATTGAGCACACTGTCAGAGTTGTGTGATAACCACAACATAATGTACATCCATGTCTCGGGACCATCGGAATCTGGTGCCCAAGGTCGTCATCGTGTTATATCTGAATAAGCTTTTGTTTGGGTGGTTAAGACATGGATGAGCGAGTTTAAACTCTGGGTGCATACATGTGAGAGCCGCCTCTTCATCCTGATTGGCTGTGTTTATGGCCTCTTGGATTTGGTCCAGCCACAGAACTGCAGACTCATCTCCAGAGCTCTGCAATCAGATAAAAGCACAACGTCACTTCTTTTTTTGGATAGAAGAGACAGAACTATAtatcagacacacaaacaatgatCATTTATAGCACGCAAAAACAACACTAACCTGATATTAAATTATACAAATTTTGAATTCAGCCAAAACATTCAATCTCCAATGTTAGAGATGTTTCTTGTAAGGGAATTATTAAAATCATCAAGTTAGGATTGTGGAGATTGTGCTCTACAGCAGAAGCACGACAAAGCAACACTGATACCGACACAACACAAGCTGGTGCTATTAGAGCAACGGCAAATAATACACAGTACCATTTCCCCTGTGTCCAGAGGTGAGGCCTaaggaaaaggaagaagtgTTGACAACATTTACACTACGCACATATCCTCGTCCTGAACTTATCCACTTTACACTAAAAAACAGACCATGCCTGAGAATGTCACAACAACGTCGAACCATGTTTATTCAGCCTGACCTTTGTGTTAGTTCTCAGGCTAATTTTAGAGTGCTCTGGTAGGGACTGGGGTGTATCCCTGACCACAGGAAGGAACTCCCCATTAAAACACACTAAAAGCAGCTTTCTTTTAGATCAGCATCTGCCCAATCACTTCCAAGCCAACGCACCAGGCATTGAGGGAAGTTTTGCTGCCAAACGCAGTGATgtgatggaaaaacaaatgtcagagGCATCCTTTCAGAGTAAAGTTAAAGCAGATGGAGCAGATTAATGTGTGAGccccagaaaaagaaaagcaaaaccaggacaacaacaaacacatttaattgaaatgacTGGGCATCGTCTTGAGATTGAATCCATAATACATTAATGATCTCCTTGCTGTATAATGTAAAGGTGTTAGAAAActagcaaacaaaaacatctaaTGCAAATCCAATACCAAGCTAATGAACactattcaaatattattaGTTTACTATGAATGACTGCAAAAGTAAAACCTATTTGAATACCAAAATCACATAACAACCTAAACCAAAACTAAATACTCATCACACCAGtccatttttttaatggatCACTGCTGTTAATGAACCATTAAGCAGTGTCCTCTTCCCTCAGTGAGTCAGGGGGCAGTGAGTGACGCAGGCAGAAGAGAATTCATGCTCGAGTCAGGACAGGAAACATGCTCACTGCAGCAGACAAACAGAAGAGCGgcccacatacagtacagtagtgGGAAGCTAGGCGGGAGTACACATCGTTATCAGTTCCACTTTTCGATACAGAAATGCAAAAAGGCAAATTTCACCGATGGAGAACTCTTACTGAACAGATGTAACATCGAGAGgactgaagaaaaaagaaactctGGGATAAAGGCTGCACAGGGACATGGCTGACCTTCTAACAGGACTACTCATTTGTTTGATGGCTGTGCAGAGCATTCAGCATGAAGGTACGTTTATTAAAATACTATTTATAAGAGTTTATCAAAGGGATAAGTGTTTCAAAATTAAATCCTTAATAGGTTTTACATCTAGTTTTTAGGTTCAACAACTAGTTAAGGGATCATTTCCAAAATCTAAGCtacaaaactattttaaagatattaaataatgcaaacttttatttatatatatatattttattttgttctgttgCCTAAAACAACAGATATAACTAGAAAGTCTTCAACTGCTCACAAGACAACAACAGATAGCATCATTAActaacatttctgttttaatgtacactcaaatgtacttttactgttaATCTAAAGTTGCTTTAAAGCCCTGAACGTTGTATTTTTTGTACCCATTTATAGGAAAAATAACCAGGATTAAATCCAATGATACCGGGGTGATACCGAAATCCTTTAGGGCAACGCTGCACAAACCGAATCGCACCAGAAAGCTGTTCGATCCCAGCACAGAGCCCTGTCTGACCGTGAGCCCGGAGGACCCAGTGGCAGCCTACACCACAGGGGTCCTCAGCACCAGGGTGATACCTTCATCATACATCCTGGCCATGCTGGTAGGCATCCCCTCCAATGCCTACATCCTGGCCTTCCTCAGACTCAGAACAAAGCCTCTTCCCACAATAGTTCTTTACCTGAACCTAGCTCTGTccgacctgctgctgctgctctccctGGCGCTGCGTGTTCACTACCACCTCAACGGGAACAATTGGATATTCGGGGAAATCTCCTGCCGGCTCATCACGGCCTTGTTTTATGGCAATGTTTACAGTTCAGCTCAAACTATAGCGTGCATCAGTCTGAAGCGCTACCTGGCAGTGGTCTGGCCGTTTCTGTACAGGAGGCTGGCTAAGTCTACGCTGGCAGTGTGGTCGTGCCTGGTTGTCTGGTTTCTGTATGGTGCGGCTATCGTGCCTGAGCTCCTGGTCAGGCAGAGCTACCAGGTTAAGCAGCTGGGAGTCACCACCTGCCATGATGTACTTCCCCTGGATGAAAAATCCCATTCCCCATTGGTGCCATACAGGATGATGCTGGTTTGTCTGGGCTTCATAGTGCCCTTCCTGATTTGTGTCTTTGCACATGTCGCAGTTGTATACCACCTGGGGCAATCCTGTTGCGACTGGAAACCGTTTATCAGGGTCAGCACCCTGGTTTTCATCATCTTTGTGGTTTGTTTCTTGCCAAGCGGCATCCTGCATATCGCCCACTACATCCGTCTATTCACCAGTGGGGACGACAGACTGTATGGATATTACAGAGTAGCGGTGTGTCTCTGCTGCTTCCACAGCTGTCTTGACCCCTTCCTGTGTATGCTCCTTTCAAAGATGGCCTCCTCAGAACTACAATTTGTTTCTCTCCGCGGGATGCCTAAGAGGCCCACTTCTATGATTTGAGACTGGATGTTTGTGCACAGCTTCTCCTTAATGGACCATTGTTGAGAATCAGCAGGGAAGCTCAAGCCCGACAAAAAAGGTCAGGAATGTTTAAAACTGGACACTGGGAATTCAAAAGTGTGATAATGCAGTCTCTGTTCGACCCAGAACAGTAACAACCTCTGTGAAGATGAGTTTTAAATATAAAGGATCAAGGAGGGAACATTTAGACTGTGGATCGTCTCATGTCAATCCAGCTAAAAACCATTGGATAAACAACTTGCTGTGGTACAACTCAGcattaaatgtatacaaaaacatACTTCTCAGTCTTTAATTACTTGTATAATGTCGACATAACAGTTTAAGCTTTGCAGAATAAGGATGATGCAGGTATGGAAAAGAAAGCAGTGTCAGGGATGAAAAGCTtctgtttaaattaaataaaaagtagtttttcattGGGATAAAGGTATGAAATGTGGTGACTAAACTGCTTTATCCAGCCATGATTTCTTTGTATTGCATTTTAAGGATTTGAGAGGCAGGAAatactgcaaaataaatatatattaactcAATTTCAAGTCCCATTACCTGGCAGAGGAGTTGCTTGGTGTATTGTAGGACATCATGGTAGTGTTTGGCTGTGGCTGGATTCACCCCTGTTAACTTGGCTGTAGGGAGGAGCAGGGCGGCGAGCGTCTGCTGATGATTACCGGAGTTAAGAGCTTCATTGATCTCGGCTATAGCTATGATACctggaagaaaaaggaagacatGGAGCTCTTCAGGAACAAACAAAGACCGGCCTGGTTGCGCTTTGTAAGACGCGCTATTGATAATGAATGCTGGAATCCAAAAATGCTTTGAACAAAATCTTACTGAATCAAAATGATCAACTTATTATAACTtgcacaaatatatatttcccgAATAATCCAGCTTTGAAAAGGTTatagtcaacaaaaaaaacacgcATCACacaggtgaacaggtgattatatttaccatcagagCAACCCATACCAATGTGACCCAACTAATCCAACCCACAATTGATCACAAAATAAGAACGACCAATGCcaagatgtaaaaaaacaataaaccttattaaatgtacaaaagaaGTCCCCACTCTGACATGTTTGGCTTCTACAATACATGATCAGTGAATTATGTTATTGCAGGCTGAAAACGTTCTTAAATATCTCAAGCTACTCCACATAAAACATAAGCAGAAAGTGTCTTACGCTCATGCTCCTCATGGACCTGAACGTTGACGGTGTCGATGCATTTCTGAACATCATTCCAGGTGAGAAACTCCTGGCCTTTGGCAAGAGCGTCGCCCCGCAGCTGGATAAGAGTGTCTGCAtacctgagggagaggagaagttCAACAAAGGTTCATGACTTTTAAATAGCCCTTACTCATCAGCCGCTCCCAGTTTGTGCAACTTAATCAGAGCGATACCGGCGGTGGAGAGCAGTGACAGGCAAGCACAAGACATTATGCCTGTCATATTGaatcaaatacatgttttgctCTCCTGTACCACCATAATTATACGTCAATGAGTGCCACAAAATCTTGAGAAAAACCACTCACCACCCAAGATAGCTACCAAACTACTCTTCCATCTCACCTGTTGAGGTTTTCCTGGTCCATGTTGGTGAAGCCCAGGGGGGAGTCTGATAGTTGCTCGATCACAGCCTGGGGGTCTTTGGTGTCCAGCACCTCATTCAGCACCGCTACCGCTGACAGCATCTCCACAGCTACACTCAGCTCCTCGTGGCTCAGGCCAGACTGAAACACATAAATAAGATTTGACTCACAAGCATGAAGTGGTATTCACAGTGACTGCAGCACATGTGTAGAACTGGCCTCCTGTCCACATACTGTAAAGAGTCAAAATTGCAAAACATGATGTCTCACCCGCGCGCCTTGTAGCTGCAAACTGAAAAGCTCAGCCTGGTAGAGGTTGGCAGCTGTTTGGTAGACGATCGGCAGTTGTGCTTCAGGGTTCGTCAGCTCCTCTGCTGTCTCCGCTGCATTGCCGAGACGAATGGCTGTATTGATCGATGCAACCGCCTCGAGTTCTGGTAAAGACAATGATCACACATAGTCATGTAGATAACCTAAGCCATGTCAGTATCAAACTGTCTTCTTTGTCTTACAATTACATAGTGAAATGACtagaaaaaacatattaaagatGTATAATGAACATGTAATGTAACATAGATTatgcatttgtattttgagagGTTTTCTTGTgtgttcatacagtatgtgatttTACTACTGATAAGCAGTCATGTGTAGGGTGTGTAACAAAAAGTTGCTTACTTCGTTTCTCGGCCTCAGCAAAGTCATTACAAGAGGTGACCACTCTCTGAATCTCCTCTCTGTCCACCACCACAGCCTTCCCTTCATCCTGCGACACAAAGATTAGTTTTACACTAGAGAGAAACCACTAACATCCAGTGATGATTCAGCATGTTTTAATAAAGGGCTGTGGAGGGCAAGGTGGTGTCCATACTGACTGAATTACAAAGGCTGATTAGTTTTTCTCTTAAGGTGTTGATGGGTTTTTTGTCTTCCTGGTTCTCCTCAAGGACTCTGCATATAGATAAACTGCCTAGTAGTGAAATCAGTGACTACAATTCATCCTCACAGCAGAacttaaaagtaaaagacaGGGGGTTTTTTTCAGATGcataaacaaaaagacagaccCCTTTACAAAACTGGACTTATTTCTAAGAAAGTACCGCCAATGTGAAGGATTTGTTTGATCTGATGCTTGTTTCAAAATCTTTTTCATGAGGGAATGTAGTACCCTTAACACCAAACCCCTAACAATACATAACAAACAACTGGGAAAGAAAACTAGAGGAGCTCTCACACATAAGGCCCTGGATTGGGGACAACTGAGCAAGCTGTGATTCAGTATACCTTGGATTTATGTTGGCAGTAGGTGGTAAAGTGCTCGAGGTACCAGCTGCAGTTTGACTCCTGAACACCCAGCAGGACCAGAGCTTCCAGTCTGAGAGCACCCAACAGAGCAGCCTCGTCCTGGGCCGACACGGCTTCATTCACCTGTCTCACTGCTGCCTGCACTGGAGATGTGAAAACCAAGGCAGACGtcagaataaatgtaatttcatgactttaaaatgtagCTTCTCTACTGTAAAGTTCACGTGTGTCATGGGTTATTACGCACCAACAAGATACAAAGggttttgttttacataaaaaaaggaaagcaatcACAGTATTTTAACAGTGTTTTGGTAAAGTTAGCTATGTGAGGATCAGATTGGAGAGAAAGTCCTTACTGTTCACAAAGTCAATGGAGCCCTGGATTTCCTGGTGAGTCAGAAGCTCCTCATACACATCTCTTTCTTCAGTAGCAACGGAGGAGCGCTAAttaagagaaagagaaatatttatatttgattttcatttcacatACATGCTTCCAATTTAATCTGATTTAGTAACATATTTGACACATCAGATTCAACCAATTAGAGGAAATTGACGGCGTATGTTTGTTCAGTGTTTGTAAAGAGAATGGGAGGCGAGATGCCGGACGGTGCCGGGGGGTTTGTGTTTGGTGAAGTCGAGCTGACTCTGCAGCCGCTGGAATGTGCTGGCGAGGCCTGTGCAGTGATTCAGGGCAGGCAACCCCTTTCAGAGCTCAGTTGGTATAGCCGTCAGTACTACACAGGGCAGTCAAAACATCAGCTCAACGCAACGTCAAGTTTAAGTTTTTTGCACGACTCAGATTTGTCTCAATGTTTTGTAATTTCCTTTCTGTGTCACTACTTTTATgcagaaaaataatttgtgtttgATGCAGAATTAGTACTGTTCAATAAATGCTTATATATAGGGAGAACCAgcaatgaaatataaatgatatgaaTGATGACTCACCCTCCCAGAGGACTGCTCCTGCTTACGAGCCTTGGCCTGGCTCAGAGCGTCCTGGTATTCTTGGGCCAGAGCTTCCTTGATGTTCTTCAGCATGGCGTTAGGATTATTAAGGGCTCCCATCGTCACAGACGTCTGACCTCTGTCAACCGCATCGTTGATGGCGATCACAGCAGCATGCACTGAGGAAAACAGAGTGTGTGCACATTTGAGTTTTGCATGGAAACAACATTAAGTAAGTCAGAGATTAAGTGAGAACGTCAGAGGACTTACGGGCAGCTTCGTCCACTGAGAGCTCATTGGCCAGGATTCCTCCAATCTTACTGAAAGCTGGCATTTGAATGCCATACTTCTCCAGCTCACTCCTCATGTTACTAATCTCTTCCTCTAGAAGACATAGAAACCAATTGCAAGTGTTGTGTCATAACatacagaaatgaaaataaaattgtatttgcTTGGACAGTCATCAAATCATAAATAACAATTGGTTAATTTTCTCACAAACATAAAGATATATAGTTATCCTAAGAAATAATCTACATCACCATGGCCCATCTGTAAATCCTCATCCATGTTTCCCTAAAGTTTAATATAAATTAGGAACAATAAAAACTGTTGGTTGATTGTTGTTGCAGATGTGTTTAAGCCCTGAGATCAATGTCAAAAATGTAGATGCTTATTATAAATGTGTCCTATTTGTTGAAATGCAAACAGCTACAGGGGATATTATGATGTACTGATATGGTGGatgattcaaaaatataaatcccAGACAGGATGTTACTCAGAGGACGTTACATGCTTGAGAGcatatgattgtttttttttaattctattcCAACCGACTAGAATAAACATACCTCCAATACAAAGAGCAATCAGTTATTCAAAAAGCCCTAAGGCCACATTTATCCTTTACCTtggaaaacaataaacaatttACGTCTGATTTGTTTCTACTTATGTTTAAAGAGGtgcatatttttatataaatgttgatCTTGTGTGCTATACGTTGGCTTTAGGATAAGCTGATTTCCAGTGGTGTTACCTGTAAAGGCCACTTTCCCCAGCAGGTCCTGGATCTGTGGTGCAATGCCCAGTTTGTACAGGTACAAGCTGAAATAAACCACATTATTTCAGAAGATTTAGACCGTAAACgaacacaacataaacaaagcACCAAAAAGCTTGTAACATTCTGGTATTGTGCAGTCTGATATCATGAAACTGTTGTCTCGTCACTTTCCCTTTAAGGTTTTTGCTTCTAATGGCCTTTAATATCCCACTTACACCACAGGGGGGTAGTGTGTGCTCACATCACAACAAGCACTGAACACTGGAATCAACAGGCAGGTGGCTGGAAACTTCATAAAACTTTCATCTTCCCGCGGTTACCTGATAAGCGATAATGAATTATAGATATTTAAGGCAGGTCCCGCAGCTCTGATGCAGGCGGTGCTGTAGCAAGTATATCTACCCTTTAGTCACAGTGAGTGTGTAAACATGAAATGTACTCTGTCCTTGGAATACAGGAGGCTTTAGACAACCGTCTAAACTCTGCTCATACAAAGGTTTTGAAAACCAGGCAGCTGATTCAGTCGGAGATACAAACTCAGTAACAGCTGACCGGGGTTAATGAAGGTGGCTGATTAAACgccacacaaaacaaacaaacagctgacTAGCTTGAAGCAACTAGCTCTCTCCAAACTGTGGATCCCCTTTGTACATTCATCTTTCCGTCCAAAACAGGCCTTCAACCTCTACCACTTAAAATGTACTCTGTGAAAGGGAACCCACTGCTCTGCCTccatgtctgcatgtgtttgtaccCAGGGAAGCAGAGTATTCACTGGGTCCTTGTGGGACTGTAGCTGGACTGGCAGGAAGGAAGCGCACGTGTGTGAAAAAGGAGGGAAGGAAACCAAGTCTCTCAGGACCTGACCAAAACATTACAACAGAGAAAACAACCCAGGCAGCTCACACAAGCACTCCCTGAAGCCGCATTAAGCTGACTCGATCAAATGGGAATAAGTGACCTTTAAGTTTATTCAAAGTCATCTTAACTGAACGACTGCGCTAACCACCTACAGTACATTACTGAGAcctcaaacatttatttttacagtatgacaacatttttcacaaaccTAAATACATGACAGAGATTGTACCCTTTGTGGTGAGCCAACAAGTAAAAGGTTAAGCAATCACCACACTCAGTTGAACAGAAAGCTCCTGATTACACACTGTGAAGTTGTTAAGAGAAACAGTGTGCAGTCATGCTATTCGTAAGTGTTGATGCAAACTCAAATAACAGAGTTTAAAACTGTTCAAGGTCATTGTACTGTCAATTACCTCGTGATTTAAGGAGTTTGAGTAAACAGGGAAGGAAAGCATGTGAACTTGCCACAGAGCAGCTGAATGCATGGTGCTGTATACTGTAATATAGCATTGACCTACAGTACATAAATCATGAAAAAGATCtgtgtttaaaaagacacactttCTCTAGAAATTACAGTTTCCAGTTTCTGTTTCAGATCACTTACAAAGCACAATTATTGTTCCTTACGAATAAACAAGGTTAAACTGCAATAACCCCAgagtaataatacaaatgtcgTTCATAGCTAAATATACTCAAATACACTGCTGTGTGGAAAGCAAAATGACCATTTATATCAAAA of the Eleginops maclovinus isolate JMC-PN-2008 ecotype Puerto Natales chromosome 12, JC_Emac_rtc_rv5, whole genome shotgun sequence genome contains:
- the f2rl2 gene encoding proteinase-activated receptor 3 codes for the protein MADLLTGLLICLMAVQSIQHEGKITRIKSNDTGVIPKSFRATLHKPNRTRKLFDPSTEPCLTVSPEDPVAAYTTGVLSTRVIPSSYILAMLVGIPSNAYILAFLRLRTKPLPTIVLYLNLALSDLLLLLSLALRVHYHLNGNNWIFGEISCRLITALFYGNVYSSAQTIACISLKRYLAVVWPFLYRRLAKSTLAVWSCLVVWFLYGAAIVPELLVRQSYQVKQLGVTTCHDVLPLDEKSHSPLVPYRMMLVCLGFIVPFLICVFAHVAVVYHLGQSCCDWKPFIRVSTLVFIIFVVCFLPSGILHIAHYIRLFTSGDDRLYGYYRVAVCLCCFHSCLDPFLCMLLSKMASSELQFVSLRGMPKRPTSMI